In the genome of Sphaeramia orbicularis chromosome 13, fSphaOr1.1, whole genome shotgun sequence, one region contains:
- the LOC115431754 gene encoding olfactory receptor 11A1-like encodes MTSEPPHIIMTNSTVSYFILGAYLSVGNVRYFFFVVAVLLYVLIFLFNVLLIVVICVNRSLHEPMYLFLCSLFVNELYGSTGLFPFLLLHILRDVHTVSVSMCFLQIFCLYTYAHVEFCNLALMSYDRYLAICHPLQYHTRMTPNKAFLFIILVWFYSFVKFIITLSLNVRLTLCRNVIDSVYCHNYLVAKLACSGNGVNNIYGLFGVVLTTLVPLVLILFSYAKILRACAGGCRLSRHKAVGTCTPHLVSLLNFFFGCCFEILQSRFDMSWVPGGLRIVSSLYFLVIQPLLNPLVYGLQMSNIRDSCKHLLCPKASTPPTHAM; translated from the coding sequence ATGACGAGTGAACCTCCTCACATCATCATGACTAATTCAACCGTGTCTTATTTCATTCTCGGGGCTTATTTGTCTGTTGGAAACGTGCGATACTTCTTTTTCGTGGTAGCCGTGTTACTTTACGTTCTAATTTTCTTGTTCAATGTTCTGCTGATCGTGGTTATCTGTGTGAACAGGAGCTTACATGAGCCCATGTACCTGTTTCTGTGCAGTCTGTTTGTGAATGAACTCTACGGGAGTACGGGGCTGTTTCCGTTTCTGCTCCTTCACATCCTCAGGGACGTTCACACCGTTTCTGTTTCCATGTGTTTCCTGCAGATTTTCTGTCTTTACACGTACGCACATGTGGAATTCTGTAATTTGGCTCTGATGTCATATGACCGCTACCTGGCCATCTGTCACCCTCTGCAGTATCACACTCGCATGACTCCCAACAAAGccttcctcttcatcatcctcGTGTGGTTTTACTCTTTTGTTAAATTCATAATTACTTTGTCGTTAAACGTGCGTCTGACTCTGTGTAGAAACGTCATCGACAGTGTTTATTGTCATAATTACTTAGTGGCTAAACTGGCTTGTTCCGGAAACGGTGTGAATAATATTTACGGCCTCTTCGGCGTGGTTCTCACTACTTTAGTCCCTCTGGTTCTCATCCTTTTCTCCTACGCTAAAATCCTGCGTGCGTGCGCGGGCGGCTGTCGCCTGAGCCGACACAAAGCCGTGGGTACCTGCACGCCTCACCTGGTGTCGCTGCTCAACTTCTTCTTCGGCTGCTGCTTCGAAATCCTTCAGAGCAGGTTCGATATGAGTTGGGTTCCCGGCGGGTTGAGGATCGTCTCGTCTCTGTATTTTCTGGTCATTCAGCCGCTGTTGAACCCGCTCGTGTACGGACTGCAGATGTCCAACATACGGGACAGCTGCAAACACCTGCTGTGTCCCAAAGCGTCCACACCACCAACACACGCCATGTGA
- the LOC115431766 gene encoding olfactory receptor 10A6-like encodes MGNSTHLTHFILSAYFDTGHLKYLYFMIVLLLYVLMLVSSFLLIVVICVNRSLHEPMYLFLCSLFVNELYGSTGIFPSLLIHILTDIHTVSTSHCFLQIYCIYSYVIVEFLTLSVMSYDRYFAICHPLQYNTHMTRNRIAVMVIIPWFYGFLYVSVLISVTSSLHLCGNIINRVYCVNYSVVNLACSDTIAVNIYGLIITFITVSFPTFLVLYTYMRILKVCFSGSKQTRHKAVSTCTPHLASLINFSSGCCFEIISSRFNMNHVPNILRVFLSLYFPICQPLFNPLMYGLNISNIRMCCRKLLFAQM; translated from the coding sequence ATGGGAAACTCCACACATTTGACACATTTCATTCTATCTGCTTACTTTGACACCGGGCATctcaaatatctatattttatgattgttttgttgttgtatgtTCTAATGCTTGTGTCCAGTTTTCTGCTGATTGTGGTTATCTGTGTGAACAGAAGCTTACATGAACCTATGTACCTTTTTCTGTGCAGTCTGTTTGTTAATGAACTGTATGGTAGTACAGGGATATTCCCATCTCTACTCATTCACATACTCACAGACATTCACACTGTTTCTACTTCGCACTGTTTCCTGCAGATTTACTGTATATACAGTTATGTAATTGTTGAATTTTTAACCTTATCTGTCATGTCATATGACCGATACTTTGCcatctgtcatcctctacaatatAACACACATATGACCAGAAACAGGATTGCTGTCATGGTTATTATACCGTGGTTTTATGGTTTTCTATATGTTTCTGTCCTGATTTCTGTAACTTCATCATTACATCTGTGTGGAAACATTATTAACAGAGTGTACTGTGTTAATTACTCAGTTGTTAATTTGGCCTGTTCAGACACTATAGCAGTTAATATTTATGgacttattattacttttatcactgtttcATTTCCAACTTTTTTAGTCCTCTACACCTACATGAggatccttaaagtgtgtttttctggatctaaacagaccagacataaAGCTGTCAGTACCTGTACACCTCACCTGGCTTCACTCATAAACTTCAGTTCCGGGTGTTGTTTTGAAATAATAAGCAGCAGGTTTAATATGAACCATGTTCCCAACATACTGAGAGTATTTCTATCATTATATTTTCCAATATGTCAaccactgtttaaccctttaatgtacGGTCTGAACATCTCAAATATCAGAATGTGTTGTCGAAAGTTGCTTTTTGCTCAGATGTAG
- the LOC115431755 gene encoding olfactory receptor 10A6-like, translated as MTVSQTKRRTMGNSTHLTHFILSAYFDSRLVKYIFVMILMTLYVLMLVSNVLLIVVICVNRSLHEPMYLFLCSLFVNELYGSTGIFPSLLIHILTDIHTVSVSLCFLQIYCIHSYGIVELLTLAVMSYDRYFAICHPLQYNTHMTRKRIATLLAVPWFYGFLACTVMISLTLSLHLCANIISKVYCDNHSVVKMACSDITAVNIYGLIIAFINISVPLVLILYTYMRILKVCFSGSKQTRHKAVSTCTPHLASLINFTLGASFEIVQTRFNMNHVPSTLRIFLSLYFITCQPLFNPLMYGLNISHIRICCKKLLFAQM; from the coding sequence ATGACTGTTTCACAGACTAAGAGAAGGACGATGGGAAACTCCACACATTTGACACATTTCATTCTATCTGCTTACTTTGACTCTAGGCTTGTGAAATATATATTTGTCATGATTCTTATGACTTTATATGTTCTAATGCTTGTGTCCAATGTTCTGCTGATTGTGGTTATCTGTGTGAACAGAAGCTTACATGAACCTATGTACCTTTTTCTGTGCAGTTTGTTTGTTAATGAACTGTATGGTAGTACAGGGATATTCCCATCTCTACTCATTCACATACTCACAGACATTCACACTGTTTCTGTTTCACTTTGTTTCCTGCAGATTTACTGTATACACTCTTATGGAATAGTTGAATTATTAACCTTAGCCGTCATGTCATATGACCGATACTTTGCCATCTGTCATCCTCTACAGTATAACACACATATGACCAGAAAAAGGATTGCCACATTACTTGCTGTGCCGTGGTTTTATGGTTTTCTTGCTTGTACTGTCATGATTTCTTTAACTTTGTCATTACATCTGTGTGCAAACATCATCAGCAAAGTTTACTGTGATAATCATTCAGTTGTCAAAATGGCCTGTTCCGACATAACCGCAGTTAATATTTATGGACTTATTATTGCTTTTATCAACATTTCAGTTCCTCTGGTTTTAATCCTCTACACCTACATGAggatccttaaagtgtgtttttctggatcGAAACAGACCAGACATAAAGCTGTCAGTACCTGTACACCTCACCTGGCTTCACTCATAAACTTTACTCTCGGGGCCAGTTTTGAGATCGTACAGACCCGGTTTAATATGAACCATGTTCCCAGTACGTTGAgaatatttttgtctttatattttatCACATGTCAaccactgtttaaccctttaatgtacGGTCTGAACATCTCACATATCAGAATCTGTTGTAAAAAGTTGCTTTTTGCTCAAATGTAG
- the LOC115431757 gene encoding olfactory receptor 10A6-like, whose product MTVSQTKRRTMGNSTHLTHFILSAYFDTGHLKYLCFVIVLLLYVLMLVSNVLLIVVICVNRSLHEPMYLFLCSLFVNELFGSTGIFPSLLIHILTDIHTVSVSLCFLQIYCLHFYGIVEFLTLAVMSFDRYFAICHPLQYNTHMTRNRISVMVIIPWFYGFLACAVMISLSSSLHLCGNIINKVYCDNYPVVKLACSDTTAVNIYGLIGTFNAIFLPLVFILYTYIRILKVCFSGSKQTRHKAVSTCTPHLASLINFTFGCCFEIISSRFNMNHVPNILRVFLSLYFPTIQPLFNPLMYGLNISNIRMCCRKLLFAQM is encoded by the coding sequence ATGACTGTTTCACAGACTAAGAGAAGGACGATGGGAAACTCCACACATTTGACACATTTCATTCTGTCTGCTTACTTTGACACCGGGCATCTCAAATATCTATGTTTTGTGATCGTTTTGTTGTTGTATGTTCTAATGCTTGTGTCCAATGTTCTGCTGATTGTGGTTATCTGTGTGAACAGAAGCTTACATGAACCTATGTACCTTTTTCTGTGCAGTCTGTTTGTTAATGAACTGTTTGGTAGTACAGGGATATTCCCATCTCTACTCATTCACATACTCACAGACATTCACACTGTTTCTGTTTCACTTTGTTTCCTGCAGATTTACTGTTTACACTTTTATGGAATAGTTGAATTTTTAACCTTAGCCGTCATGTCATTTGACCGATACTTTGCcatctgtcatcctctacaatatAACACACATATGACCAGAAACAGGATTTCTGTGATGGTTATTATACCGTGGTTTTATGGTTTCCTTGCTTGTGCTGTTATGATTTCTTTAAGTTCGTCTTTACATCTGTGTGGAAACATTATTAACAAAGTCTACTGTGATAATTATCCAGTTGTTAAGTTGGCCTGTTCTGACACTACGGCAGTTAATATTTATGGACTTATTGGCActtttaatgcaatttttttaCCTTTAGTTTTCATCCTCTACACCTACATAAggatccttaaagtgtgtttttctggatctaaacagaccagacataaAGCGGTCAGTACCTGTACACCTCACTTGGCTTCACTGATAAACTTTACTTTCGGATGTTGTTTTGAAATAATAAGCAGCAGGTTTAATATGAACCATGTTCCCAACATATTGAGAGTATTTCTATCACTATATTTTCCAACAATTCAaccactgtttaaccctttaatgtacGGTCTGAACATCTCAAATATCAGAATGTGTTGTCGAAAGTTGCTTTTTGCTCAGATGTAG